One genomic region from Terasakiella sp. SH-1 encodes:
- a CDS encoding D-alanine--D-alanine ligase — protein sequence MTTHVAVLMGGWSSEREVSLVSGAACAKGLQEAGYSVTTVDIQRDMGTLLTRLYPKPDVIFNALHGPYGEDGCIQGFLNIINIPYTHSGVMASAMAMDKPMAKRLFEQVGIPCAKHIMAKRDDVLAGDVMERPYVIKPSNEGSSVGVKVVFEGDEPPFSHDDWPYGEEVMVEQFIAGRELTVAVMGDKGALGVTEIGTDHKFYDYDAKYADGGSWHEVPAKIPADIEKRVKELSELAHNTLGCRGVSRADFRYDEEKGELYILEVNTQPGMTPTSLVPEQAAAAGISFPKLVAWMVEEAQCDS from the coding sequence ATGACCACACATGTTGCTGTCCTCATGGGCGGATGGTCCTCTGAGCGCGAAGTATCACTGGTGAGTGGGGCCGCTTGCGCCAAAGGTTTGCAAGAAGCAGGCTACAGCGTGACCACGGTTGATATCCAGCGTGATATGGGCACCTTGCTCACCCGTCTTTATCCCAAACCGGATGTCATCTTTAATGCGCTGCACGGCCCTTATGGCGAAGATGGCTGCATTCAGGGTTTCCTCAATATCATCAATATCCCCTACACCCATTCCGGTGTCATGGCATCTGCCATGGCAATGGACAAACCCATGGCCAAGCGCCTGTTTGAACAAGTCGGCATTCCATGTGCGAAACATATTATGGCAAAGCGCGATGATGTGCTCGCAGGTGATGTGATGGAACGCCCCTATGTCATCAAGCCCTCCAATGAAGGCTCCAGCGTTGGTGTGAAAGTGGTCTTTGAAGGTGACGAGCCACCCTTTTCCCATGATGATTGGCCTTATGGCGAAGAAGTCATGGTTGAACAATTTATCGCCGGGCGTGAACTGACTGTCGCCGTCATGGGCGATAAGGGTGCCTTGGGTGTTACAGAAATCGGCACGGACCATAAATTTTATGATTATGACGCCAAATATGCCGATGGCGGGTCCTGGCATGAAGTCCCTGCCAAAATTCCGGCAGATATTGAAAAGCGCGTCAAAGAACTCTCAGAACTGGCCCATAACACATTGGGCTGTCGCGGTGTCTCGCGTGCAGATTTCCGTTATGACGAGGAAAAGGGTGAACTTTATATTCTGGAAGTCAACACCCAACCAGGTATGACCCCAACCTCATTGGTACCTGAACAGGCCGCAGCGGCTGGGATTTCCTTCCCGAAACTGGTTGCCTGGATGGTGGAGGAAGCCCAATGCGACAGTTAA
- the murB gene encoding UDP-N-acetylmuramate dehydrogenase, whose amino-acid sequence MNTGITFKEGLLDKLPAVRGRISANAPLDKITWFRVGGPAEVMFRPEDAHDLAYFITNKPADVPLTFIGVGSNLLVRDGGIPGVVVRLGRNFAEITVQGDMVIAGAGALDGNVAKVAHDNSLGGLEFLSGIPGTIGGALRMNAGAYGREMKDVLIDTTVISPEGEVQTLTLDELGYGYRHCDLGSDWTFLSARLKGTPVDQETIATEMQKIQNARGDSQPIRSRTGGSTFANPEGHKAWQLIDAAGCRGLKRGGAQVSEQHCNFLLNTGDATAADLEGLGEEVRQRVKETSGVELRWEIKRIGLEKGEDA is encoded by the coding sequence GTGAATACAGGGATCACATTCAAAGAAGGATTATTGGACAAGCTGCCCGCCGTGCGTGGCCGCATAAGCGCCAATGCGCCTTTGGATAAGATTACCTGGTTCCGCGTCGGCGGTCCGGCCGAAGTCATGTTTCGCCCCGAAGATGCCCATGACCTTGCTTATTTCATTACCAATAAGCCTGCCGATGTGCCGCTAACCTTTATCGGGGTTGGGTCCAACCTGCTGGTGCGCGATGGCGGCATCCCCGGTGTGGTGGTGCGTCTGGGGCGCAATTTTGCAGAAATTACCGTTCAAGGTGACATGGTGATTGCCGGGGCGGGGGCCCTGGATGGCAATGTCGCCAAAGTCGCCCATGATAATTCTTTGGGCGGTTTAGAATTTCTTAGTGGTATTCCCGGCACAATAGGCGGTGCATTACGCATGAACGCAGGTGCTTATGGTCGGGAGATGAAAGACGTGCTGATTGACACAACCGTCATTTCACCAGAGGGCGAAGTTCAAACCCTCACACTGGATGAGTTGGGATATGGCTATCGTCATTGTGATTTGGGCAGTGACTGGACCTTCCTGTCTGCCCGCCTGAAAGGTACCCCGGTGGATCAAGAGACCATCGCCACTGAAATGCAGAAAATTCAAAACGCACGCGGCGATAGCCAACCGATCCGTTCCCGAACAGGCGGGTCGACCTTTGCCAACCCCGAAGGGCACAAGGCATGGCAACTCATTGATGCCGCGGGATGTCGCGGGCTGAAACGTGGCGGGGCACAGGTTTCTGAACAACATTGTAATTTCCTGCTCAACACAGGGGACGCCACAGCGGCGGACCTGGAAGGCTTGGGCGAAGAAGTACGCCAACGAGTAAAAGAGACCAGCGGTGTTGAACTGCGATGGGAAATTAAACGGATTGGACTGGAAAAAGGAGAAGACGCATGA
- the ftsW gene encoding putative lipid II flippase FtsW, which yields MLTFSRVDTSLMARWWWTIDRWLLTSVLLIIACGAILTLAASPPVAARLDLGTYHFAIRQFAYLPLAIITMIGVSLMDPVMVRRFATLTFAVFLVLTLSTHFIGTEIKGASRWISLGVFTLQPSEFLKPTFAVVAAWMFSEWRKDIKFPGHFICTGLFVLVAGLLVTQPDFGMTAVVSAVWGMQFFLAGLPVVFVVLVAVIFMAGSIIAYFTVDHVTSRVDRFLDPANGDNYQINRSLEAFQNGGLFGQGPGEGDVKHVLPDAHTDFIFAVAGEEFGLIACLFIIGLFATVVLRGFSRMFKEDNLFVLLAVGGLVTQFGLQAVINMASTTHLMPTKGMTLPFISYGGSSLLSLALAMGMLLSLTRRRAGGDL from the coding sequence ATGCTGACCTTTTCACGTGTTGATACCAGCCTGATGGCAAGATGGTGGTGGACAATTGATCGCTGGCTTCTAACCTCAGTTCTGTTAATCATTGCCTGCGGGGCCATCCTGACTTTGGCTGCCAGCCCCCCTGTGGCTGCACGCCTTGATCTGGGTACCTATCATTTTGCCATTCGCCAATTTGCCTATCTACCCTTGGCGATCATAACCATGATCGGGGTTTCCTTAATGGACCCGGTGATGGTACGCCGCTTTGCGACCTTAACCTTTGCCGTCTTTTTGGTCCTTACCCTTAGTACTCATTTCATCGGTACAGAGATCAAAGGTGCATCTCGCTGGATTTCTCTGGGTGTTTTCACCTTGCAACCCTCAGAATTCCTGAAGCCCACCTTTGCCGTGGTTGCCGCCTGGATGTTTTCTGAATGGCGCAAGGACATTAAATTCCCTGGTCATTTCATCTGTACGGGCCTGTTTGTTTTGGTCGCCGGCCTGCTGGTCACTCAACCAGACTTCGGCATGACAGCGGTGGTTTCCGCCGTGTGGGGCATGCAATTCTTCCTGGCGGGACTACCCGTTGTCTTCGTCGTACTGGTGGCTGTGATCTTTATGGCCGGGTCGATCATCGCCTATTTCACCGTTGATCATGTCACCAGCCGGGTGGACCGTTTTCTTGATCCGGCCAATGGTGATAATTATCAGATCAACCGTTCGCTGGAAGCTTTTCAAAACGGAGGGCTCTTTGGCCAAGGACCGGGCGAAGGCGATGTCAAACATGTACTGCCGGATGCCCATACCGATTTTATCTTTGCCGTTGCCGGGGAAGAATTCGGCCTGATTGCCTGCCTATTCATTATCGGCCTGTTCGCCACAGTGGTTTTGCGTGGCTTTTCCCGCATGTTTAAAGAGGATAACCTGTTTGTCCTGTTAGCCGTTGGCGGGCTGGTCACACAATTTGGCCTGCAGGCCGTGATTAACATGGCATCCACTACACATCTGATGCCGACCAAGGGCATGACCCTGCCGTTTATCTCTTATGGCGGTTCATCCCTGCTGTCCTTGGCTTTAGCAATGGGCATGCTGCTGTCCCTAACCCGTCGTCGCGCCGGAGGAGATTTATGA
- the murD gene encoding UDP-N-acetylmuramoyl-L-alanine--D-glutamate ligase, giving the protein MITPSTYKGKTVAVLGLGKSGLSAMRALKDAGANVLAWDDQAERDDLTDLSEADWSTIDLLVMSPGIPHTFPKAHPVADLACAHDVPIVCDVELLVQSCPNAKYIAITGTNGKSTTTTLIAHILEVAGFDVEVGGNLGTPALDLEKLDEDGVYVLELSSYQLERTPSLCADVAVWLNISPDHLDRHGGLDGYIAAKKNIFAHQTEDHFALIGVDDEHSKAVFETTNLTNAKRIAISAKAPVEDGIFTDEDVLIDEAFSLEGEQVMDLSGVKTLQGKHNQQNAAMAYGAALAIGAAPEWIVRGIASFPGLEHRQEIVGNVGEVLFINDSKATNADATQKALGAYDNIYWIAGGQAKEGGIDQLLDQLQTVTKAYLIGAAEDDFAQSLNDTKEFMRCGDLETATKAAFMDAKQTGGVVLLSPACASWDQFKSFEARGDAFKAIVHQLQDEEEAT; this is encoded by the coding sequence GTGATCACACCATCCACATATAAAGGCAAAACAGTCGCCGTTCTGGGCTTGGGTAAATCCGGCCTTTCCGCCATGCGTGCCCTTAAGGACGCAGGGGCAAATGTGTTGGCATGGGATGATCAGGCTGAACGTGATGACCTTACAGACCTCAGTGAAGCAGACTGGAGCACCATTGATCTGCTGGTGATGAGCCCCGGTATCCCACACACCTTCCCCAAGGCACATCCTGTTGCTGATCTGGCCTGTGCCCATGATGTGCCGATTGTCTGTGATGTGGAACTGCTGGTTCAATCCTGCCCCAATGCAAAATATATTGCCATTACCGGCACCAATGGTAAATCCACCACCACCACCCTGATCGCCCATATTCTGGAAGTTGCCGGTTTTGATGTGGAAGTCGGTGGTAATCTCGGCACGCCTGCGCTTGATCTGGAAAAACTGGATGAAGATGGCGTTTATGTGCTGGAACTATCCTCTTATCAGTTAGAGCGCACCCCCTCACTTTGCGCCGATGTGGCTGTGTGGCTGAATATTAGCCCCGACCACCTTGATCGCCACGGCGGTCTAGACGGCTATATCGCAGCGAAGAAAAATATTTTCGCCCACCAAACAGAGGATCATTTTGCCCTGATCGGTGTGGATGATGAACATAGCAAGGCTGTGTTTGAAACAACCAACCTGACAAACGCCAAACGCATTGCGATATCGGCCAAAGCCCCTGTTGAAGACGGGATTTTCACCGATGAAGACGTGCTGATCGACGAAGCCTTCAGTCTTGAGGGTGAACAGGTCATGGATTTGTCCGGGGTTAAGACCTTACAAGGCAAACATAACCAACAAAATGCCGCCATGGCCTATGGCGCAGCCCTTGCCATTGGCGCAGCCCCTGAATGGATTGTTCGTGGCATTGCCAGCTTCCCAGGACTGGAACACCGCCAGGAAATCGTTGGCAATGTTGGCGAGGTGTTATTTATCAATGACAGTAAAGCCACCAATGCAGATGCCACCCAAAAAGCTCTAGGCGCTTATGACAATATCTATTGGATTGCGGGCGGTCAGGCTAAAGAAGGCGGTATTGACCAACTGCTGGACCAATTGCAAACCGTTACAAAAGCCTACCTTATCGGAGCGGCAGAAGATGACTTTGCCCAAAGCCTGAACGATACCAAGGAATTTATGCGCTGTGGCGATCTGGAAACAGCAACCAAAGCCGCCTTTATGGATGCCAAACAAACAGGCGGTGTTGTCCTGTTGTCACCGGCCTGTGCCTCCTGGGATCAATTTAAAAGTTTCGAAGCACGCGGCGATGCCTTTAAGGCCATTGTCCATCAGCTTCAAGATGAAGAGGAGGCTACCTGA
- the mraY gene encoding phospho-N-acetylmuramoyl-pentapeptide-transferase, producing MLYHLLFPLADQIPVFNLFRYLTFRTGGAVMTAMVIAFIIGPSMIRWLRQWQGQGQPIRDDGPESHLKKQGTPTMGGIMILSSMSVSVLLWADLSNPYIWAVMLVTLGYGAIGFLDDYLKVSKKNTKGLSGKLKLLGQLGFAGVAAFIIASVQPESLNTHLALPFFKDTLINLGWFFPVFGILVMIGSSNAVNLTDGLDGLATVPVIIASGVFAIIAYLVGHFVFAEYLQIHHVPGAGELAVILAAVIGGCIGFLWFNAPPAMVFMGDTGSLALGGTLGSIAVVVKHELVLAIVGGLFVLETVSVIVQVASFKLTGKRVFKMAPLHHHYEKKGWAEPTIVIRFWIIALILALIGLATLKLR from the coding sequence ATGTTATATCACCTCCTCTTTCCATTGGCCGATCAAATCCCGGTCTTCAACCTGTTTCGCTATCTGACCTTCAGAACAGGCGGCGCAGTCATGACGGCCATGGTCATCGCCTTTATTATCGGCCCCTCCATGATCCGCTGGTTGCGTCAATGGCAAGGCCAAGGCCAGCCGATCCGCGATGATGGCCCGGAAAGCCATTTGAAAAAGCAAGGCACCCCGACCATGGGCGGGATCATGATCTTATCCTCCATGTCGGTTTCTGTTCTGTTATGGGCGGATCTGTCCAATCCTTACATCTGGGCGGTAATGTTGGTGACACTGGGCTATGGCGCCATTGGTTTTCTGGATGACTATCTAAAAGTTTCCAAGAAAAACACCAAGGGGCTTTCGGGAAAGCTGAAACTCTTGGGTCAACTAGGCTTTGCCGGGGTTGCGGCCTTTATCATTGCCAGTGTGCAGCCTGAAAGCCTGAACACCCACCTCGCCCTACCGTTTTTTAAAGATACGCTGATCAATCTGGGCTGGTTTTTCCCGGTCTTTGGCATTTTGGTCATGATCGGGTCTTCCAATGCGGTCAACCTGACCGATGGTCTGGACGGTCTGGCCACGGTTCCGGTGATTATTGCATCAGGTGTCTTTGCCATTATCGCTTATCTTGTCGGTCACTTTGTCTTTGCTGAATATCTGCAAATCCACCACGTACCGGGGGCCGGGGAACTGGCGGTTATTTTGGCCGCAGTCATCGGGGGCTGTATTGGTTTTCTCTGGTTTAATGCCCCGCCAGCCATGGTGTTTATGGGCGATACGGGTTCTTTGGCCTTGGGCGGGACATTGGGGTCCATCGCCGTTGTGGTTAAACACGAACTGGTTCTCGCCATCGTTGGTGGCCTGTTTGTGTTGGAAACCGTATCTGTGATTGTGCAGGTGGCGTCTTTCAAGCTGACAGGCAAGCGTGTCTTTAAGATGGCCCCGCTGCATCACCATTATGAGAAAAAAGGCTGGGCGGAACCCACCATTGTTATTCGTTTCTGGATCATTGCCTTGATTTTGGCCCTGATCGGTCTGGCAACCTTAAAGCTGCGTTAA
- the murG gene encoding undecaprenyldiphospho-muramoylpentapeptide beta-N-acetylglucosaminyltransferase, giving the protein MSEMKPLIILAAGGTGGHVFPAESLASELLSRGYRLALFTDKRGGTYSGVLGELETLRISAGGVAGRGFFGKVRSALSLGLGTFQAKRLLGKMGPSVVVGFGGYASVPTMIAASLGGYASMIHEQNAVLGRANRLLAPKVKRICTSFEQVDHIGEVDAKKIVFTGMPVRQNIIEMRPTPYTPLTDNDPIEILVLGGSQGAQVFSDVLPEAFAKLPPALRARLHITQQCRPEVLEDTREAYKRNGMNATLDSFFNDVPQRLAKAHLLIARSGASTCAEVTTIGRPSILVPYPYAIDDHQSRNAHAIDEAGAGWLMPQEAFTADILAERLEALFTEPQTLNNTAGASLNAGRPDAASRLADAVEELIEV; this is encoded by the coding sequence ATGAGCGAGATGAAACCCTTAATCATTCTGGCCGCAGGCGGCACAGGCGGGCATGTCTTCCCCGCAGAAAGTCTGGCAAGTGAATTGCTCAGCCGTGGCTATCGCCTTGCCCTTTTTACCGATAAACGCGGCGGGACCTACAGTGGTGTCTTGGGCGAGCTGGAAACCCTGCGCATTTCTGCAGGCGGTGTCGCGGGTCGCGGGTTCTTTGGCAAGGTTCGTTCCGCTCTTTCCCTTGGTCTTGGAACATTCCAAGCCAAACGCCTGCTTGGGAAAATGGGGCCAAGTGTAGTGGTTGGTTTTGGCGGCTATGCCTCTGTCCCCACCATGATTGCAGCTTCCCTTGGGGGGTATGCCTCCATGATCCATGAACAAAACGCCGTTCTGGGTCGGGCCAACCGTTTGCTCGCACCCAAGGTGAAGCGCATCTGCACATCCTTTGAACAAGTCGACCATATCGGTGAAGTTGATGCAAAGAAAATTGTCTTCACCGGCATGCCCGTGCGCCAAAATATCATTGAAATGCGTCCTACCCCCTACACCCCGTTAACCGATAACGATCCAATTGAAATACTGGTCCTAGGGGGATCTCAAGGTGCACAGGTCTTTAGTGATGTGCTGCCCGAAGCCTTTGCCAAACTCCCCCCTGCACTTCGCGCACGCCTGCATATCACCCAGCAGTGTCGCCCCGAAGTTTTGGAAGATACACGCGAAGCCTACAAACGTAATGGTATGAATGCCACACTGGACAGTTTCTTCAACGATGTGCCCCAGCGTCTGGCGAAAGCCCATTTACTGATCGCACGTTCAGGGGCATCGACCTGTGCCGAAGTAACAACCATCGGCCGCCCGTCCATCTTGGTGCCTTACCCTTATGCCATTGATGACCATCAGTCACGCAATGCACATGCCATTGATGAAGCAGGGGCGGGCTGGCTCATGCCACAAGAAGCCTTTACAGCAGACATTCTGGCTGAACGTCTGGAAGCCCTGTTTACTGAACCCCAAACCCTAAACAACACAGCTGGCGCCAGCCTGAATGCCGGGCGCCCTGATGCCGCGTCCCGTCTGGCTGATGCGGTTGAAGAATTAATCGAGGTTTAA
- a CDS encoding cell division protein FtsQ/DivIB, which translates to MRQLSVKRKPFWKKPLFRPMAFATAMGVTAILMIYAVKTGMADFATLRMETAAVTASADSGFILKDVLVEGRENTPAEDLRAVVNLNIDQPILKVDPVILRQRVEALPWVATASVERQLPDVIHIKLNEHRPTAMWQHDGTFSLINKDGEVILTGGDDIKVFSHLPLVVGKGAPPHAQQVLAILRSEPELNKKVKAAVRVSERRWDIAMENGIFIRLPEDHPEKAWSRLAIYNKQHEIFAKNLQSVDMRLPDRILVKIEGLETIRKPLMGQDT; encoded by the coding sequence ATGCGACAGTTAAGCGTCAAACGCAAACCATTCTGGAAAAAACCACTCTTTCGCCCCATGGCCTTTGCCACTGCCATGGGGGTCACAGCGATCTTAATGATCTATGCTGTCAAGACAGGTATGGCTGACTTCGCCACCCTGCGCATGGAAACCGCCGCTGTCACAGCCAGCGCCGACAGCGGCTTTATCCTGAAAGACGTTTTGGTCGAGGGCCGTGAAAACACCCCGGCAGAAGATTTGCGTGCCGTAGTCAATCTCAACATTGACCAGCCCATCCTGAAAGTCGACCCCGTGATCTTGCGCCAACGCGTCGAGGCCCTGCCCTGGGTGGCAACCGCTTCGGTTGAACGCCAGCTGCCTGATGTGATCCATATCAAACTGAATGAGCACCGCCCTACAGCCATGTGGCAACATGATGGGACCTTCTCTCTTATCAACAAAGACGGGGAAGTGATCCTGACAGGCGGCGATGACATCAAGGTCTTTTCTCACCTGCCGCTGGTGGTTGGCAAAGGGGCACCCCCCCATGCCCAGCAGGTCCTCGCCATCCTGCGTTCAGAACCGGAATTAAACAAAAAGGTCAAAGCTGCCGTGCGTGTTTCTGAGCGTCGCTGGGACATTGCCATGGAAAACGGCATTTTTATCCGCCTGCCGGAAGATCACCCGGAAAAAGCCTGGTCTCGTCTGGCGATTTACAATAAACAACACGAAATTTTTGCCAAGAATCTGCAAAGCGTCGATATGAGACTGCCCGATCGAATTTTAGTGAAAATTGAAGGTTTGGAAACGATTCGTAAACCACTTATGGGGCAAGATACATAA
- the murC gene encoding UDP-N-acetylmuramate--L-alanine ligase, with protein MKSLPLSIGTLHFVGIGGIGMSGIAEILHNLGYSVQGSDLNDNANVQRLRDLGIKVFVGHAEENATDAQVVVISSAVKPDNPEVIFARHNHIPVVRRAEMLAELMRLKASIAVGGTHGKTTTTTIIATLLDAAEMDPTVINGGIINAYGTNARLGDGDWLVAEADESDGTFIKLPAACAVVTNIDPEHLDHYGDFDTLRAAFDTFVQNIPFYGFAALCIDHAEVQAMIPRVSDRRIVTYGYSPQAEVRAQNVDMGADGARFDIVINRRGEEERVIEGLHFPMLGEHNVKNSLAAICVGLELGMSDATIRKGLSAFGGVKRRFTKTGEVDGITIIDDYAHHPVEISSVLSAARGAGRGKVHAVVQPHRYTRLRDLFEEFSTCFNDADTVIVADVFEAGEQPIEGIDKDNLAESLISHGHRHVIALENQDALAGVINDIASPGDYVVCCGAGSISAWAYALPDQLSKVKEG; from the coding sequence ATGAAGTCTTTACCCCTTTCCATTGGCACCCTTCATTTCGTCGGTATCGGCGGGATCGGTATGAGTGGTATTGCCGAAATTCTCCATAACCTTGGCTATTCTGTTCAAGGTAGTGATCTGAATGACAATGCCAATGTGCAGCGTTTGCGCGATCTTGGCATCAAGGTCTTTGTGGGTCATGCCGAAGAAAACGCCACCGATGCGCAGGTCGTCGTAATTTCTTCTGCGGTCAAGCCCGATAACCCCGAAGTGATCTTTGCGCGTCATAATCATATTCCGGTGGTACGCCGTGCGGAAATGCTGGCAGAACTCATGCGCCTGAAAGCCTCTATCGCTGTGGGTGGGACACATGGAAAAACAACAACCACAACCATCATCGCCACCTTGTTAGACGCCGCTGAAATGGACCCAACGGTCATTAACGGTGGGATCATCAATGCATACGGGACAAACGCAAGGTTAGGCGATGGCGACTGGCTGGTGGCCGAAGCTGATGAGTCTGACGGGACTTTCATCAAACTGCCAGCGGCCTGTGCCGTTGTGACCAATATCGACCCGGAACACCTTGATCACTATGGTGATTTTGACACGCTACGTGCCGCTTTCGATACCTTTGTGCAGAACATTCCCTTTTATGGTTTTGCCGCCCTGTGCATTGATCATGCTGAAGTTCAAGCCATGATCCCACGTGTCTCTGATCGCCGCATCGTGACTTATGGCTATTCTCCACAGGCCGAAGTACGTGCCCAAAATGTGGATATGGGTGCCGACGGGGCGCGTTTTGATATTGTGATTAACCGCCGTGGTGAAGAGGAACGTGTCATCGAAGGTCTGCACTTCCCCATGCTGGGTGAACATAATGTGAAAAACTCACTGGCGGCCATTTGTGTTGGTTTGGAACTGGGCATGAGTGATGCCACCATCCGCAAAGGTCTTTCTGCCTTTGGTGGGGTGAAACGTCGCTTTACAAAAACTGGCGAAGTTGATGGCATCACTATCATTGATGATTATGCCCACCACCCGGTTGAAATTTCCTCTGTTCTGTCTGCTGCACGTGGCGCAGGCCGAGGCAAGGTTCACGCCGTGGTTCAGCCACATCGCTATACCCGCCTGCGTGACTTGTTTGAAGAATTCTCCACCTGTTTTAACGATGCCGATACCGTGATCGTTGCCGATGTGTTTGAAGCAGGTGAACAGCCCATTGAAGGCATTGATAAGGATAATCTAGCTGAAAGCCTGATTTCCCACGGGCATCGCCATGTCATCGCCCTTGAAAATCAAGATGCCTTAGCTGGTGTGATCAACGACATCGCCAGCCCCGGTGATTATGTGGTCTGCTGTGGGGCAGGCAGTATTTCAGCCTGGGCTTACGCCCTGCCCGATCAACTGAGCAAAGTTAAAGAAGGATAA
- the ftsA gene encoding cell division protein FtsA, protein MTKKTRNGLIAALDIGTTKVSCFVARAQKDQNIEIVGLSHQIANGLRRGVIVDMEAAEKSIRSAVHVAEEMADDTIDSVIVSLSGGHPAATLHDVETNVHTQKIEGLDIMRLFSQARSQGQLPKDHVLLHTLPTEFSINGESGVRDPRGMAGDRLSVRMNLVSANSSTVQNLKTCLERCHLSVEEEVVSSYATGLGCLVEDEMNLGCCVVDMGGGTTDLAVFIDGSLVYVDSIAVGGSQVTNDISRGLNTPVAHAERMKTKFGSCLPAPSDDHEILRVPVLGEEDDAEGTTESRSTLVSIIQPRLEETFELVRERLEHSGFDKAIGRQVVLTGGASQLRGVPELASRVLSKRIRLARPHHLQGLADATSGPEFSTCVGLLKYAFEKQGVWPTGSPQSGPDPNSLFGKFGHWFKQNF, encoded by the coding sequence GTGACGAAGAAAACCAGAAATGGCCTGATTGCCGCCCTGGATATTGGCACCACCAAGGTGTCCTGCTTCGTTGCGCGTGCCCAAAAAGATCAAAACATCGAAATCGTCGGCCTGTCCCACCAAATCGCCAACGGCCTGCGCCGTGGTGTCATTGTAGATATGGAAGCGGCTGAAAAATCCATTCGCTCTGCCGTTCATGTCGCCGAAGAAATGGCCGATGATACCATTGACAGTGTGATTGTTTCCCTATCCGGTGGTCATCCTGCTGCCACACTGCATGACGTGGAAACCAACGTTCATACCCAAAAGATCGAAGGTTTGGACATCATGCGCCTGTTTTCACAGGCACGTAGCCAAGGCCAGCTGCCAAAAGACCATGTGTTGCTGCACACCCTGCCAACAGAATTCAGCATCAATGGTGAAAGCGGTGTGCGCGACCCGCGTGGCATGGCCGGGGATCGTTTAAGTGTACGCATGAATTTGGTTTCAGCTAATTCCTCCACCGTTCAAAACCTCAAAACCTGTCTGGAACGCTGTCACTTAAGTGTGGAAGAAGAAGTGGTATCTTCTTATGCCACAGGTCTGGGCTGTCTGGTGGAAGATGAAATGAATTTGGGCTGCTGCGTTGTGGATATGGGCGGCGGCACCACAGACCTGGCAGTCTTTATTGACGGGTCCTTGGTCTATGTGGACAGTATCGCTGTGGGTGGATCCCAAGTCACTAACGATATTTCACGCGGGCTAAACACCCCTGTGGCCCATGCTGAACGCATGAAAACAAAATTCGGCAGCTGCCTGCCTGCGCCCAGTGATGATCATGAAATTTTGCGTGTCCCTGTTCTTGGGGAAGAAGATGATGCCGAAGGAACAACGGAATCCCGTTCCACACTCGTCAGTATCATCCAGCCGCGCCTTGAAGAAACATTTGAGCTGGTGCGCGAACGTCTGGAACATTCCGGTTTTGACAAGGCTATTGGCCGTCAGGTTGTCCTAACAGGCGGGGCTTCGCAATTGCGTGGTGTACCGGAACTGGCGTCACGCGTGCTCAGTAAACGTATTCGTCTGGCCCGCCCCCACCATTTACAGGGCTTGGCAGACGCAACAAGCGGACCGGAGTTTTCCACCTGCGTCGGTCTCTTAAAATATGCATTTGAGAAACAAGGGGTATGGCCGACAGGCTCCCCCCAATCCGGGCCAGACCCAAATAGTCTTTTTGGAAAATTTGGGCATTGGTTTAAACAAAATTTTTAA